The nucleotide sequence TACCGGCAAGACGGCCGTGGCACTGCACCGTGCCGCATACCTCCTCTATACGCACCGCGAACGGCTGAAGTCCGCCGGCGTGCTGCTGGTCGGGCCCACCGACGCCTTCATGAAGTACATCGAGCGCGTGCTGCCGTCCCTGGGTGAGACCGGCGTGGTCATGGCCGGCATCGGCACCCTCATGCCCGGCGTACCCACGGTGCAGGAGGCGAGCGAGGAAGCCGCCGCCATCAAGGGCCGGCTCGAGATGGCGCAAGTCATCAGGAATGCCGTCGCCAACCGGGAGCGTGTGCCGACCGAGAACAAGCGCCTGAACGTCGAGGGCACCATGCTGACGCTCACGCCCCGGCAGGTCTCGCGGGCGCGGGAACGAGCCCGCGCTACCGGGAAGCCCCACAACGAGGCGCGCGTCACGTTCGTCAAGATCCTCCTGCGGGAACTCACCGAGCAGCTGCTGGACAAGCTCGAGGAATCGTCGGGTGGCGGGAACAACGCGGATCGCTCCTACCTCGCGGAGGACGTCCGCAGTGCCCGCGATGTGCGCATCGCCCTGAACCTCGCGTGGATGCCGCTGACCCCGCAGAAGCTCGTGTCGGAGCTGTTCGCGCGCCCCGAACTGCTGCGCGCCGCAGCCCCTGGCCTAAGCGACCGGGAAGTTGCCGCCCTGACCAGGCCGGCGGACGCCCCGTGGACCGAGGCCGACGTGCCACTGCTCGACGAGGCGGCCGAACTCCTCGGCGACCTCGACGTGTCGGCGGGCCGCGACAGCGCGGCCCGCGAGCAGGAGCAGAAACGCGACCTCGCGAACGCTGAGCGGGCCCTCGAGAACGTCAACGCGTCGCTCGAGGACTCCGGGGTGAACGGCGTGCTCACGGCCGAGGACCTCGCGCAGCACAACGCCGTGTCCTCGGCGCGGCTGTCCGCCGCGGACCGGGCCTCCGGCGACCGCACCTGGGCCTACGGGCACATCGTGGTGGACGAGGCGCAGGAGCTCTCCCCGATGCAGTGGCGCCTGCTCATGCGGCGCTGTCCGCTCAAGTCCTTCACCATCGTCGGCGACATCGCGCAGACGAGCTCGGCGGCGGGTTCCCGGTCCTGGCAGCAGGCGCTCGAACCCTTCGTGGGGGACCGGTGGCAGCTCGAGGAACTGACCGTCAACTACCGCACGCCCTCGCAGATCGCGGAAGCGGCAGTGCGGATGGCCAATGCGGCAGGGCTCGTCGTGTCGGCTCCGAAGGCCGTCCGGGAGGGCAGATACGCTCCCGTGCTCGACACCGTGCGTGAGCTCGTCCCGTCCCTCGTACGCGCGATGCCCGAGGAACTGGCGGCGATCGACGGCGGGCTGCTCGCCGTCATCGCACCCGACCACCTGTTGCCCGAGGTACGCGCCTCGCTGTCCCCGGAATACGGCGCCCGCGTCGGTTCCGGCGCGGGCGGGCCCGGGCAGGACATCGTGGTGATCGCGCCGCGCGAGTCGAAGGGCCTGGAGTTCGACGGCGTGGTGATCCTCGAACCGCAGGAGATGCTCGATTCCGCGACGGCCCGGGTCGGCGACCTGTACGTCGCGATGACGCGTCCCACCCAGCGCCTCCGCGTCATCTCGACCGGCCGAATTCCTGCGGGTATTGCCGGCTGATAATTTGGTGGGGTGGCACAGCAAACAGAAACCCCCGTCAGTGGCCTCGCCGGCCAGCGCAACGATCCGTCCTTCGGGAACGTCTACGATGAGCTCGTCTGGCGTGGGCTGGTCTATGTCTCCACCGACGAGGGCGAACTCAAGGAGCTGCTCGCCGGCCCGTCGATTACGTTCTACTGCGGGTTCGACCCCACGGCCCCGAGCCTCCACCTCGGGAACCTCGTCCAGCTCCTGACGATGCGCCGGCTGCAGCTCGCCGGGCACCGCCCCCTCGGACTCGTGGGCGGATCCACCGGCCTCGTAGGCGATCCGCGGCCGACGGCGGAGCGCACCATGAACACGAAGGAGACCGTCGCCGAGTGGGTCGGCTACCTCCAAGGCCAGGTGCAGAAGTTCCTGGACTTCGAGGGCGACAGTGCAGCCCGGATGGTCAACAACCTCGACTGGACCGGGCCGA is from Arthrobacter burdickii and encodes:
- a CDS encoding HelD family protein; the protein is MHETAQAKAELDYERDYVDGLYRRLDELRAEKVQQLADVRRTQAAGSHQNRSERDAFATMYEDRLAQLNAVDDRLVFGRLDLDSGDKRYIGRIGLSDDELRQLMVDWRAPEAGTFYQATAFDRMGVRRRRHLILSRRDVVAIEDDVLDADLLGDDDSLQGEGALLAALNSRRTGQMSDIVGTIQAEQDRIIRAPLPGVTVVQGGPGTGKTAVALHRAAYLLYTHRERLKSAGVLLVGPTDAFMKYIERVLPSLGETGVVMAGIGTLMPGVPTVQEASEEAAAIKGRLEMAQVIRNAVANRERVPTENKRLNVEGTMLTLTPRQVSRARERARATGKPHNEARVTFVKILLRELTEQLLDKLEESSGGGNNADRSYLAEDVRSARDVRIALNLAWMPLTPQKLVSELFARPELLRAAAPGLSDREVAALTRPADAPWTEADVPLLDEAAELLGDLDVSAGRDSAAREQEQKRDLANAERALENVNASLEDSGVNGVLTAEDLAQHNAVSSARLSAADRASGDRTWAYGHIVVDEAQELSPMQWRLLMRRCPLKSFTIVGDIAQTSSAAGSRSWQQALEPFVGDRWQLEELTVNYRTPSQIAEAAVRMANAAGLVVSAPKAVREGRYAPVLDTVRELVPSLVRAMPEELAAIDGGLLAVIAPDHLLPEVRASLSPEYGARVGSGAGGPGQDIVVIAPRESKGLEFDGVVILEPQEMLDSATARVGDLYVAMTRPTQRLRVISTGRIPAGIAG